In Clostridium swellfunianum, a genomic segment contains:
- a CDS encoding Eco57I restriction-modification methylase domain-containing protein, which yields MSNIFKEKIGEIYNVILQPIDIMYKLTAINNCKTALNIGRLESFGEHYFNLVQDKKLKGIVYTPIQIADYIVKNTILKEDIIENPFIKIADPACGSGNLIIPCFLYLKKLYNENLKEINEKNSIYLSNQDIDRHIIENNLFGFDIDEFALKILSIDLFSYSHYIKKDNFRKRDFLFETNEEKFDVFIGNPPYIGQKNIDKDYSNNIKKLYKELYKDKGDLSYCFFGAALNKLKLGGKLTFITSRYFLESPSGEILRKTLKEFCDINRIIDFYGIRPFKNIGIDPVIIFLELGYKEAEIDVIKPVVCKEKEFLKGLYENINSSINCFKINKSVLNDKGWILRDEKERTIINKIEEKCFTNLANICFSYQGIITGCDKAFVVDEAAISSEKLELDIIKPWIKSSFVEKGRVKRENKFIIYSDAIQDERDYPNSIMHINPYKERLMERRECKSGVRNWYELQWGRVQSIFEGEKLVFPFKSNKSRFAIDKGSFFSADVYCLVLKEAVPFTYDYLLKILNSKVYEYYFKTFAKKLGEDQYEYYPNNLMKLCIPTMINISSDTDSFLYDFFQLDEQEKAIVEQYIS from the coding sequence ATGTCTAATATTTTTAAGGAAAAAATTGGAGAAATCTATAATGTAATTTTACAGCCTATAGATATTATGTACAAACTAACGGCAATTAATAATTGCAAGACTGCTTTAAATATTGGAAGACTTGAGAGTTTTGGAGAGCATTACTTTAATTTAGTACAAGATAAAAAACTGAAAGGCATTGTTTATACACCTATTCAAATTGCTGATTATATTGTAAAAAATACAATTTTAAAAGAAGATATAATTGAAAATCCATTTATAAAAATTGCTGATCCTGCTTGTGGAAGCGGAAACTTAATTATTCCTTGTTTTTTGTATTTGAAAAAACTTTACAATGAAAATTTAAAAGAAATTAATGAAAAAAACAGCATATATTTAAGCAATCAAGATATAGACAGGCATATAATTGAAAATAATTTATTTGGATTTGATATCGATGAATTTGCTTTAAAGATTTTAAGTATAGATTTATTTAGTTATAGTCATTACATAAAAAAAGATAATTTTAGAAAACGAGACTTTCTTTTTGAAACTAATGAAGAAAAATTTGATGTGTTTATAGGAAATCCACCCTATATAGGTCAAAAAAACATAGATAAAGATTATTCAAATAATATAAAGAAGCTTTATAAGGAACTTTATAAAGATAAAGGTGATTTATCCTACTGCTTTTTTGGTGCTGCTTTAAATAAGCTTAAATTAGGTGGTAAGCTTACCTTTATAACTTCTAGATATTTTCTTGAATCTCCAAGTGGGGAAATATTAAGAAAAACCTTGAAAGAGTTTTGTGATATTAATAGGATAATTGACTTTTACGGAATTAGGCCTTTTAAAAATATTGGAATAGATCCTGTTATAATTTTTTTAGAGCTGGGATATAAGGAAGCTGAAATTGATGTCATTAAGCCTGTAGTGTGTAAAGAAAAGGAATTTCTAAAAGGTTTGTATGAAAACATAAATTCAAGCATCAATTGCTTTAAAATAAATAAAAGTGTATTGAACGATAAAGGATGGATACTGAGAGATGAAAAAGAAAGAACAATAATAAACAAGATAGAAGAAAAATGCTTTACAAACCTCGCTAATATTTGCTTTAGCTACCAAGGCATAATCACTGGCTGTGATAAGGCTTTTGTTGTGGATGAAGCTGCGATTTCTTCTGAGAAACTGGAGTTAGACATAATAAAACCTTGGATAAAGAGCAGTTTTGTTGAAAAAGGCAGAGTAAAAAGGGAAAATAAATTTATAATATATTCAGATGCAATACAAGATGAAAGAGATTATCCAAACAGTATTATGCATATAAACCCCTATAAAGAGAGGTTAATGGAAAGAAGAGAGTGTAAAAGTGGTGTAAGGAATTGGTATGAACTGCAATGGGGAAGAGTTCAAAGCATTTTTGAAGGTGAAAAATTAGTATTCCCCTTCAAGTCAAATAAGAGTAGATTTGCAATAGATAAGGGAAGCTTCTTCAGTGCAGATGTCTACTGCCTTGTTTTAAAAGAGGCTGTCCCTTTTACTTATGATTACCTTTTAAAAATATTAAACAGCAAGGTATATGAGTACTATTTTAAAACCTTTGCCAAAAAGCTTGGAGAAGACCAATATGAATACTACCCAAACAATCTTATGAAGCTTTGTATACCTACAATGATAAATATATCTTCTGATACTGATAGCTTTCTTTACGACTTTTTTCAGCTTGACGAGCAAGAGAAAGCCATAGTAGAACAGTATATAAGCTGA
- the pdaA gene encoding delta-lactam-biosynthetic de-N-acetylase has product MNKKILSLVLIAPIVFSGCSRTVDVLTRDVTLLAKDTGSIKKPVFDEKIAVPEDPPETKMGEKTEVNENYKPAEPKQPEAKKDTSFKTNIDGSNLSTAEKNWFFQPKKDGTPSGEPPEILALLKKYSGYYLGDTNNKVLYLTFDEGYENGYSSKILDVLKANNVKAAFFVTSDYIKSNKDLIKRMEAEGHLVCNHSNTHPSMAKAALKGQEKFNEEFTLTEKAYEEVIGKKMPKFFRPPMGKYSELSLKYTQDLGYKTVFWSFAYKDWIPEQQPSHESAKKIIMERTHNGGIILLHAVSKTNTDIMDSIIKEWKNRGFEFRTLNELP; this is encoded by the coding sequence ATGAATAAAAAAATATTATCTCTTGTTTTAATTGCTCCTATTGTGTTTTCTGGCTGCAGCAGGACAGTGGATGTGCTTACAAGAGACGTAACTCTTTTAGCTAAAGATACAGGAAGCATTAAAAAGCCTGTATTTGATGAGAAAATAGCTGTACCTGAAGACCCTCCTGAAACTAAAATGGGCGAAAAGACAGAAGTCAATGAAAATTATAAGCCAGCTGAACCTAAACAGCCTGAAGCTAAAAAGGACACTTCGTTTAAGACTAATATAGATGGTTCAAATCTCAGTACAGCGGAAAAAAATTGGTTTTTTCAGCCTAAGAAAGATGGTACACCTTCTGGAGAACCTCCCGAAATATTAGCCCTTCTAAAAAAATATTCTGGATATTATTTAGGTGATACAAATAATAAAGTATTATACCTAACCTTTGATGAGGGATATGAAAATGGTTATTCTTCAAAAATATTAGATGTATTAAAAGCTAATAATGTTAAAGCTGCTTTTTTTGTTACATCAGATTATATAAAATCTAATAAGGATTTAATAAAGAGAATGGAAGCTGAAGGTCATTTAGTTTGTAACCACTCTAATACCCATCCATCTATGGCTAAAGCAGCCTTAAAAGGACAAGAAAAATTTAACGAAGAATTTACTTTGACCGAAAAAGCCTATGAAGAAGTCATAGGGAAAAAAATGCCTAAGTTTTTTAGACCTCCTATGGGAAAATATAGTGAACTTTCTTTAAAGTACACTCAGGATTTAGGCTATAAAACAGTATTTTGGAGCTTTGCTTATAAGGATTGGATCCCTGAGCAGCAGCCTTCTCATGAATCGGCTAAAAAAATAATAATGGAGAGAACGCACAATGGAGGTATTATACTTCTTCATGCTGTTTCGAAAACTAATACTGACATTATGGACTCTATTATTAAAGAGTGGAAGAATAGAGGCTTTGAATTTAGAACTTTAAATGAACTTCCTTAA
- a CDS encoding cyclodeaminase/cyclohydrolase family protein — MLQDLTVKAFAEELASNSPAPGGGSAAALAAALGSSLGSMVFNLTVGKKAYNDYDEQVKVSILQALNNTNEEKTNFLNLMEKDAEEFLELMAAFKLPKNTEEEISVRANRIEQGYIKALQVPLNVAVKAFEMYKHIELAANYGNKNAVSDAGVAALLLQTAIESAVLNVKINLSGIKDETYKCQVQDRCNKLIEAGLEKRNFIMDIVNSKL; from the coding sequence ATGCTTCAAGATTTAACAGTTAAGGCTTTTGCAGAAGAGCTAGCTTCAAATTCACCTGCACCAGGTGGAGGGAGCGCTGCTGCATTAGCTGCGGCTTTAGGAAGTTCACTTGGCTCAATGGTTTTTAATCTTACTGTAGGGAAAAAAGCATATAACGATTATGATGAACAAGTAAAAGTTTCAATACTACAAGCCTTAAACAATACTAATGAAGAAAAAACAAATTTTTTAAATTTAATGGAAAAAGATGCTGAAGAATTTTTAGAGCTTATGGCTGCTTTTAAGCTTCCTAAGAATACTGAGGAAGAAATATCTGTAAGAGCAAATAGAATTGAGCAGGGATATATTAAGGCTCTCCAGGTTCCTTTAAATGTAGCTGTAAAAGCTTTTGAAATGTATAAGCATATAGAACTTGCTGCGAATTATGGAAATAAAAATGCTGTATCCGATGCAGGTGTAGCTGCGTTGTTACTACAAACTGCTATTGAAAGTGCTGTGTTAAATGTTAAGATAAATCTATCAGGTATTAAGGATGAAACTTATAAATGCCAAGTACAGGATAGGTGCAATAAACTAATTGAAGCAGGACTAGAAAAACGAAATTTCATCATGGATATAGTAAATTCAAAACTATAA
- the hutI gene encoding imidazolonepropionase: MNTIIKNIDCLVTCRGSHKKVKEQMMDAGIIENGYIVVKENLIKHVGCGEGYKNFLEQDSLIIDGRGKTVTPGLIDSHTHVVYSGSRENELSLKLKGANYIDILKAGGGILSTVKKTREASFEKLLLETRRRLDLMLLHGTTTVESKSGYGLNFEDEIKSLKVNKELNKIHPIDIVSTYMGAHAVPEEYKDCRTEYIDFIIHKVIPYISENSMAEFIDCFCEEGVFSIEESRQILRAGINNGLKVKLHADEIKPIGGAELAAELNAVSAEHLVGASEQGMKALAEKGVVAVLLPATSFYLMLNKFAKARLMIDSGVPVALATDCNPGTSPTESLQTLMTFACFGMKLLPEEIINAMTINAACAINREEEIGSIEVGKKADIAMFNSINLDYLVYHFGTNAIHTVIKNGRVVVGNGILAEGCAF, translated from the coding sequence CTGAATACAATAATTAAAAATATAGATTGCCTTGTTACTTGCAGAGGAAGCCATAAAAAAGTAAAAGAGCAAATGATGGATGCAGGTATAATAGAGAATGGTTATATAGTTGTAAAAGAAAATTTAATTAAGCATGTTGGATGCGGTGAAGGTTATAAAAACTTTTTAGAACAAGATAGCTTAATAATAGATGGAAGAGGCAAAACAGTCACTCCGGGACTTATTGACAGCCATACTCATGTTGTTTACAGCGGTTCGAGAGAGAATGAATTGTCTTTAAAGCTTAAGGGCGCAAATTATATAGATATATTAAAAGCTGGTGGAGGAATTTTAAGTACAGTAAAAAAAACTAGAGAAGCTTCTTTTGAGAAGCTACTTTTAGAGACCAGAAGAAGATTGGATTTAATGCTGCTGCATGGAACAACAACAGTAGAAAGTAAATCTGGGTATGGTCTTAATTTTGAGGATGAAATTAAAAGTCTTAAGGTTAACAAGGAACTTAATAAAATTCATCCGATAGATATTGTTTCAACTTATATGGGTGCTCATGCTGTTCCTGAAGAATATAAGGACTGCAGAACAGAATATATAGATTTTATTATTCATAAGGTAATACCATATATAAGCGAAAATTCCATGGCAGAATTTATTGACTGCTTCTGTGAAGAGGGTGTTTTCTCTATTGAGGAAAGCCGACAAATTTTAAGGGCTGGTATAAATAACGGCTTAAAGGTTAAGCTTCATGCTGATGAGATTAAACCCATAGGTGGCGCAGAACTGGCTGCTGAATTAAATGCAGTATCTGCAGAGCATTTGGTAGGAGCTTCAGAACAAGGAATGAAAGCTTTAGCTGAAAAGGGAGTAGTAGCAGTATTGCTTCCGGCAACCTCATTTTATTTAATGCTAAACAAATTTGCAAAAGCAAGATTAATGATAGATAGTGGAGTTCCTGTTGCCTTGGCAACAGATTGTAATCCTGGAACCTCGCCTACAGAGTCTTTACAAACACTTATGACCTTTGCTTGCTTTGGCATGAAGCTGCTGCCTGAGGAAATAATAAATGCTATGACAATTAATGCAGCTTGTGCAATCAATAGAGAAGAAGAAATAGGAAGTATTGAGGTTGGTAAAAAGGCTGATATAGCTATGTTTAACAGCATAAATTTAGACTATCTAGTTTATCATTTTGGAACAAATGCTATACACACCGTTATAAAAAATGGTAGAGTAGTAGTAGGTAATGGAATATTAGCGGAAGGATGTGCATTTTAA
- the ftcD gene encoding glutamate formimidoyltransferase yields MKKIIECIPNFSEGRNKEVIESILDTLRGKEGVKLLDYSSDCNHNRTVVTFIGEPEAVENSILEMASAVYKSIDMTIHKGEHPRMGALDVVPFVPVSGVSMEECIELANRVGKKIADNFNVPVYLYEDAAKCIDRQNLANVRKGQYEGFFEKIKKEEWKPDYGPAEINIKSGCTAVSARVPLVAFNVNLGTDNIDTANNIAKAVRHIGGGLRFVKAMGVRLEDRNIVQVSMNLVNYEKTSVYRAFEMVKMEARRYGVSVVGSEVIGLVPMAALIQSAEYYLQIENFSLDQVLEKRIWE; encoded by the coding sequence ATGAAAAAAATTATAGAGTGTATCCCTAATTTTAGCGAAGGAAGGAATAAGGAAGTAATAGAAAGTATTTTAGACACTTTAAGAGGTAAAGAGGGTGTCAAGCTTTTAGACTACTCATCTGATTGTAATCATAACAGGACTGTAGTCACTTTCATTGGCGAACCAGAAGCGGTTGAGAATTCTATATTGGAAATGGCTTCAGCTGTATACAAAAGCATAGATATGACTATTCACAAAGGAGAACATCCAAGAATGGGGGCTCTTGATGTAGTTCCATTTGTTCCTGTAAGTGGTGTATCTATGGAGGAATGCATTGAGCTTGCAAACAGAGTTGGAAAGAAAATAGCAGATAATTTTAATGTTCCAGTATATCTGTATGAAGATGCTGCAAAGTGCATAGATAGACAAAATCTTGCTAATGTAAGAAAAGGACAATATGAAGGCTTTTTTGAAAAGATAAAAAAAGAAGAATGGAAACCAGATTATGGTCCTGCAGAAATTAATATAAAGTCAGGATGTACTGCCGTTAGCGCTAGAGTACCTTTAGTTGCCTTTAATGTAAATTTAGGCACCGACAATATAGATACAGCTAACAATATAGCTAAAGCTGTGAGACATATTGGTGGAGGATTAAGGTTTGTTAAAGCAATGGGTGTTAGGCTTGAAGATAGAAATATAGTACAAGTGTCTATGAATCTTGTTAATTACGAAAAAACATCAGTTTATAGGGCCTTCGAAATGGTGAAGATGGAAGCAAGAAGATATGGAGTTTCTGTGGTTGGCAGCGAAGTAATAGGTCTTGTTCCTATGGCAGCTCTTATTCAAAGTGCTGAGTATTACTTGCAAATAGAGAACTTTTCGTTGGATCAAGTACTAGAGAAGAGAATTTGGGAGTAA